From a region of the Ovis aries strain OAR_USU_Benz2616 breed Rambouillet chromosome 10, ARS-UI_Ramb_v3.0, whole genome shotgun sequence genome:
- the TSC22D1 gene encoding TSC22 domain family protein 1 isoform X5 produces MHQPPESTAAAAAADMSARKMAHPAMFPRRGSGGGSASALGAAGTGVGSSAPSAEDFPPPSLLQPLPPAASLSGPQPPPPQSLNLLSQAQLQAQPLAPGGTQMKKKSGFQITSVTPAQISASISSNNSIAEDTESYDDLDESHTEDLSSSEILDVSLSRATDLGEPERSSSEETLNNFQEAETPGAVSPNQPHLPQPHLPHLPQQNVVINGSAHPHPLHHHHPIHGHHLHHGHHHPSHAGVASTSIPGGPPSSPVSRKLSAAGSSDGVMPVAPTSAVSSSGSPASVMTSIRAPSTTGSLGINSVTGTNTMNNVNITAVGSFNPAVTSSMLGNANISVSSIPSAASMSVGPAVSSGVNVNILSGMGNGTIASSAAFNSAASAAVGMTVGAVSSQQQQPTVNTSRFRVVKLDSTSEPFRKGRWTCTEFYEKENAAVPATEGVVVNKVVESVRQNTTEATSERESTSGSSVSSSVSTLSHYTESVGSGEMGTLAAPPVQPQPPPTLPGVALPQMDFSSTAPQGISAVSIPQSISQSQISQVQLPSQELGYQPKPGLPPVPLQAGIQPSPVGVVGVTSALGQQPSIASLAQPQLPYSQAAPPVQAPLSGAPPQQVQYGQPAPAVAPPMAPSHGTSVTPNPPSEYVQPSPLLQTAVSSGQPTSAGVAVGATVIPMAQPQSIQLPVQPSAVQAQPAGAAGQPVGKAHTTVAAVPPGSQIANIGQQTSLPSALQQPSTQVTPSVIQQGAPPSSQIVPPAPAAILHPGVQPSASSLPQQLVIAPQSTLLPVPPQPQGVESVAPGVVSKQLPAVSPLPSASSISVTNQVSSAGPSGLPSAPTNLVPSQNIAQAPATQNGNLVQSVSQPPLLASNINLPLAQQLPLSSVQFSAQSLAQAIGSQIEDARRPAEPSLVGLPQTISGDSGGVSAVSDGSSSSLAASASLFPLKVLPLTTPLVDGEDESSLFQCFSPTRGARSDPRTTDTAKTTESF; encoded by the coding sequence ATGCACCAGCCGCCCGAGTCCACGGCGGCCGCGGCCGCTGCAGACATGAGTGCTAGGAAGATGGCGCACCCGGCAATGTTCCCTCGAAGGGGCAGCGGCGGGGGCAGCGCCTCAGCTCTCGGTGCAGCAGGTACCGGCGTCGGTAGTAGTGCCCCATCTGCCGAGGATTTTCCGCCTCCGTCGCTGCTCCAGCCGCTGCCTCCTGCAGCATCTTTGTCGGGACCACAGCCTCCGCCTCCACAAAGCCTGAACCTCCTTTCGCAGGCTCAGCTGCAGGCACAGCCTCTTGCGCCAGGCGGAAcgcagatgaaaaagaaaagtggctTCCAGATAACGAGCGTGACCCCGGCTCAGATCTCCGCTAGCATCAGCTCGAACAACAGCATCGCAGAGGACACGGAGAGCTACGACGACTTGGATGAGTCTCATACGGAAGATCTGTCGTCTTCCGAGATCCTTGATGTGTCGCTTTCCAGGGCTACGGACTTAGGGGAGCCTGAACGCAGCTCCTCGGAAGAGACTCTCAATAACTTCCAGGAAGCCGAGACACCTGGGGCGGTCTCTCCTAACCAGCCCCACCTTCCTCAGCCTCATTTGCCTCACCTTCCACAACAGAACGTTGTGATCAATGGGAGTGCTCATCCACACcccctccatcaccaccatcccaTTCATGGCCACCACCTGCACCACGGGCACCACCATCCATCCCATGCCGGTGTGGCCAGTACATCCATCCCTGGAGGGCCGCCCTCAAGCCCAGTGTCCAGAAAACTCTCGGCCGCGGGAAGCTCTGACGGTGTTATGCCAGTTGCACCAACTTCTGCTGTATCATCGAGTGGCTCGCCGGCATCTGTCATGACTAGTATCCGTGCTCCGAGTACTACCGGCAGCCTAGGTATAAATTCTGTTACGGGCACCAATACGATGAATAACGTTAACATCACTGCTGTGGGTAGTTTTAATCCTGCTGTGACCAGCAGCATGCTTGGTAACGCTAATATAAGTGTGAGCAGTATCCCCAGTGCTGCTAGTATGAGTGTCGGGCCTGCAGTGAGCAGCGGGGTTAATGTGAATATCTTGAGTGGCATGGGCAATGGTACGATTGCTTCCTCCGCGGCCTTTAACAGCGCTGCCAGTGCAGCAGTGGGCATGACAGTGGGGGCCGTTTCGAGTCAGCAGCAACAGCCAACCGTTAACACGTCCAGGTTCAGAGTCGTGAAGTTAGATTCTACTTCTGAGCCTTTCAGAAAAGGTCGATGGACTTGCACTGAgttctatgaaaaagaaaacgCCGCCGTACCTGCCACCGAAGGGGTGGTGGTAAATAAGGTGGTGGAAAGTGTAAGACAgaacacgacggaagcgacttccGAGAGGGAGAGCACGAGTGGGAGCTCCGTGAGCAGCAGCGTCAGCACACTGAGTCACTACACGGAGAGTGTGGGCAGCGGAGAGATGGGCACCCTGGCGGCCCCGCCGGTGCAGCCGCAGCCGCCCCCGACCCTTCCAGGGGTGGCCCTTCCGCAGATGGACTTCAGCAGCACCGCTCCACAGGGCATTTCAGCAGTTAGCATCCCGCAGAGTATTTCTCAGTCGCAGATCTCGCAGGTTCAGTTACCATCTCAAGAACTGGGCTATCAGCCGAAGCCAGGTCTTCCACCAGTACCTCTGCAAGCCGGTATTCAGCCGTCACCTGTTGGCGTGGTGGGCGTCACTTCGGCTTTAGGTCAGCAGCCTTCCATCGCCAGCCTGGCTCAACCCCAACTGCCGTATTCCCAGGCCGCCCCCCCAGTGCAAGCTCCCCTGTCAGGGGCGCCACCCCAACAGGTACAATATGGCCAGCCGGCGCCAGCTGTGGCCCCTCCGATGGCCCCAAGCCACGGTACATCAGTAACTCCGAACCCACCCTCCGAGTATGTTCAGCCCTCACCGCTTCTCCAAACAGCGGTATCCTCTGGACAGCCCACTTCTGCAGGGGTGGCCGTGGGAGCCACGGTGATTCCTATGGCTCAGCCACAGAGCATCCAGCTCCCAGTGCAGCCCTCGGCAGTCCAGGCACAACCTGCAGGGGCAGCTGGCCAACCTGTTGGCAAGGCTCACACGACAGTAGCTGCGGTACCACCCGGCAGTCAAATCGCAAATATTGGTCAACAGACAAGCCTACCATCGGCACTGCAGCAGCCCTCCACCCAAGTCACACCTTCAGTTATCCAGCAAGGTGCTCCTCCGTCTTCACAGATAGTGCCACCTGCTCCAGCTGCGATCCTTCATCCGGGAGTTCAGCCCAGCGCTtcaagccttcctcagcaacTGGTCATTGCACCCCAGAGTACCCTGTTACCTGTGCCTCCCCAGCCACAGGGGGTCGAGTCGGTAGCTCCAGGAGTGGTTTCGAAGCAGTTGCCTGCAGTTAGTCCTTTGCCCTCTGCTAGTAGTATTTCTGTTACAAATCAGGTTAGTTCAGCTGGTCCTTCTGGACTGCCTTCTGCCCCGACAAACTTGGTTCCGTCACAGAATATAGCACAAGCCCCTGCCACTCAGAATGGTAATTTGGTTCAAAGTGTCAGTCAGCCTCCCTTGCTAGCATCTAATATAAATTTGCCTTTGGCGCAACAGCTACCACTCAGTTCTGTTCAATTCTCCGCACAATCATTAGCTCAGGCAATTGGAAGCCAAATCGAAGATGCCAGGCGCCCAGCGGAACCCTCCTTAGTTGGCTTACCTCAGACCATCAGTGGTGACAGTGGGGGAGTGTCAGCAGTTTCAGatggcagtagcagcagccttgcagcctctgcttctcttttcccgTTGAAGGTGCTACCGCTGACGACACCCCTGGTGGATGGCGAGGACGAGAG
- the TSC22D1 gene encoding TSC22 domain family protein 1 isoform X4 has translation MHQPPESTAAAAAADMSARKMAHPAMFPRRGSGGGSASALGAAGTGVGSSAPSAEDFPPPSLLQPLPPAASLSGPQPPPPQSLNLLSQAQLQAQPLAPGGTQMKKKSGFQITSVTPAQISASISSNNSIAEDTESYDDLDESHTEDLSSSEILDVSLSRATDLGEPERSSSEETLNNFQEAETPGAVSPNQPHLPQPHLPHLPQQNVVINGSAHPHPLHHHHPIHGHHLHHGHHHPSHAGVASTSIPGGPPSSPVSRKLSAAGSSDGVMPVAPTSAVSSSGSPASVMTSIRAPSTTGSLGINSVTGTNTMNNVNITAVGSFNPAVTSSMLGNANISVSSIPSAASMSVGPAVSSGVNVNILSGMGNGTIASSAAFNSAASAAVGMTVGAVSSQQQQPTVNTSRFRVVKLDSTSEPFRKGRWTCTEFYEKENAAVPATEGVVVNKVVESVRQNTTEATSERESTSGSSVSSSVSTLSHYTESVGSGEMGTLAAPPVQPQPPPTLPGVALPQMDFSSTAPQGISAVSIPQSISQSQISQVQLPSQELGYQPKPGLPPVPLQAGIQPSPVGVVGVTSALGQQPSIASLAQPQLPYSQAAPPVQAPLSGAPPQQVQYGQPAPAVAPPMAPSHGTSVTPNPPSEYVQPSPLLQTAVSSGQPTSAGVAVGATVIPMAQPQSIQLPVQPSAVQAQPAGAAGQPVGKAHTTVAAVPPGSQIANIGQQTSLPSALQQPSTQVTPSVIQQGAPPSSQIVPPAPAAILHPGVQPSASSLPQQLVIAPQSTLLPVPPQPQGVESVAPGVVSKQLPAVSPLPSASSISVTNQVSSAGPSGLPSAPTNLVPSQNIAQAPATQNGNLVQSVSQPPLLASNINLPLAQQLPLSSVQFSAQSLAQAIGSQIEDARRPAEPSLVGLPQTISGDSGGVSAVSDGSSSSLAASASLFPLKVLPLTTPLVDGEDESASLLPEVQGVILEPQIQPRPRRAFDVRGPLSPLNLWRQNIQLLERVGKG, from the coding sequence ATGCACCAGCCGCCCGAGTCCACGGCGGCCGCGGCCGCTGCAGACATGAGTGCTAGGAAGATGGCGCACCCGGCAATGTTCCCTCGAAGGGGCAGCGGCGGGGGCAGCGCCTCAGCTCTCGGTGCAGCAGGTACCGGCGTCGGTAGTAGTGCCCCATCTGCCGAGGATTTTCCGCCTCCGTCGCTGCTCCAGCCGCTGCCTCCTGCAGCATCTTTGTCGGGACCACAGCCTCCGCCTCCACAAAGCCTGAACCTCCTTTCGCAGGCTCAGCTGCAGGCACAGCCTCTTGCGCCAGGCGGAAcgcagatgaaaaagaaaagtggctTCCAGATAACGAGCGTGACCCCGGCTCAGATCTCCGCTAGCATCAGCTCGAACAACAGCATCGCAGAGGACACGGAGAGCTACGACGACTTGGATGAGTCTCATACGGAAGATCTGTCGTCTTCCGAGATCCTTGATGTGTCGCTTTCCAGGGCTACGGACTTAGGGGAGCCTGAACGCAGCTCCTCGGAAGAGACTCTCAATAACTTCCAGGAAGCCGAGACACCTGGGGCGGTCTCTCCTAACCAGCCCCACCTTCCTCAGCCTCATTTGCCTCACCTTCCACAACAGAACGTTGTGATCAATGGGAGTGCTCATCCACACcccctccatcaccaccatcccaTTCATGGCCACCACCTGCACCACGGGCACCACCATCCATCCCATGCCGGTGTGGCCAGTACATCCATCCCTGGAGGGCCGCCCTCAAGCCCAGTGTCCAGAAAACTCTCGGCCGCGGGAAGCTCTGACGGTGTTATGCCAGTTGCACCAACTTCTGCTGTATCATCGAGTGGCTCGCCGGCATCTGTCATGACTAGTATCCGTGCTCCGAGTACTACCGGCAGCCTAGGTATAAATTCTGTTACGGGCACCAATACGATGAATAACGTTAACATCACTGCTGTGGGTAGTTTTAATCCTGCTGTGACCAGCAGCATGCTTGGTAACGCTAATATAAGTGTGAGCAGTATCCCCAGTGCTGCTAGTATGAGTGTCGGGCCTGCAGTGAGCAGCGGGGTTAATGTGAATATCTTGAGTGGCATGGGCAATGGTACGATTGCTTCCTCCGCGGCCTTTAACAGCGCTGCCAGTGCAGCAGTGGGCATGACAGTGGGGGCCGTTTCGAGTCAGCAGCAACAGCCAACCGTTAACACGTCCAGGTTCAGAGTCGTGAAGTTAGATTCTACTTCTGAGCCTTTCAGAAAAGGTCGATGGACTTGCACTGAgttctatgaaaaagaaaacgCCGCCGTACCTGCCACCGAAGGGGTGGTGGTAAATAAGGTGGTGGAAAGTGTAAGACAgaacacgacggaagcgacttccGAGAGGGAGAGCACGAGTGGGAGCTCCGTGAGCAGCAGCGTCAGCACACTGAGTCACTACACGGAGAGTGTGGGCAGCGGAGAGATGGGCACCCTGGCGGCCCCGCCGGTGCAGCCGCAGCCGCCCCCGACCCTTCCAGGGGTGGCCCTTCCGCAGATGGACTTCAGCAGCACCGCTCCACAGGGCATTTCAGCAGTTAGCATCCCGCAGAGTATTTCTCAGTCGCAGATCTCGCAGGTTCAGTTACCATCTCAAGAACTGGGCTATCAGCCGAAGCCAGGTCTTCCACCAGTACCTCTGCAAGCCGGTATTCAGCCGTCACCTGTTGGCGTGGTGGGCGTCACTTCGGCTTTAGGTCAGCAGCCTTCCATCGCCAGCCTGGCTCAACCCCAACTGCCGTATTCCCAGGCCGCCCCCCCAGTGCAAGCTCCCCTGTCAGGGGCGCCACCCCAACAGGTACAATATGGCCAGCCGGCGCCAGCTGTGGCCCCTCCGATGGCCCCAAGCCACGGTACATCAGTAACTCCGAACCCACCCTCCGAGTATGTTCAGCCCTCACCGCTTCTCCAAACAGCGGTATCCTCTGGACAGCCCACTTCTGCAGGGGTGGCCGTGGGAGCCACGGTGATTCCTATGGCTCAGCCACAGAGCATCCAGCTCCCAGTGCAGCCCTCGGCAGTCCAGGCACAACCTGCAGGGGCAGCTGGCCAACCTGTTGGCAAGGCTCACACGACAGTAGCTGCGGTACCACCCGGCAGTCAAATCGCAAATATTGGTCAACAGACAAGCCTACCATCGGCACTGCAGCAGCCCTCCACCCAAGTCACACCTTCAGTTATCCAGCAAGGTGCTCCTCCGTCTTCACAGATAGTGCCACCTGCTCCAGCTGCGATCCTTCATCCGGGAGTTCAGCCCAGCGCTtcaagccttcctcagcaacTGGTCATTGCACCCCAGAGTACCCTGTTACCTGTGCCTCCCCAGCCACAGGGGGTCGAGTCGGTAGCTCCAGGAGTGGTTTCGAAGCAGTTGCCTGCAGTTAGTCCTTTGCCCTCTGCTAGTAGTATTTCTGTTACAAATCAGGTTAGTTCAGCTGGTCCTTCTGGACTGCCTTCTGCCCCGACAAACTTGGTTCCGTCACAGAATATAGCACAAGCCCCTGCCACTCAGAATGGTAATTTGGTTCAAAGTGTCAGTCAGCCTCCCTTGCTAGCATCTAATATAAATTTGCCTTTGGCGCAACAGCTACCACTCAGTTCTGTTCAATTCTCCGCACAATCATTAGCTCAGGCAATTGGAAGCCAAATCGAAGATGCCAGGCGCCCAGCGGAACCCTCCTTAGTTGGCTTACCTCAGACCATCAGTGGTGACAGTGGGGGAGTGTCAGCAGTTTCAGatggcagtagcagcagccttgcagcctctgcttctcttttcccgTTGAAGGTGCTACCGCTGACGACACCCCTGGTGGATGGCGAGGACGAGAG
- the TSC22D1 gene encoding TSC22 domain family protein 1 isoform X8, whose protein sequence is MHQPPESTAAAAAADMSARKMAHPAMFPRRGSGGGSASALGAAGTGVGSSAPSAEDFPPPSLLQPLPPAASLSGPQPPPPQSLNLLSQAQLQAQPLAPGGTQMKKKSGFQITSVTPAQISASISSNNSIAEDTESYDDLDESHTEDLSSSEILDVSLSRATDLGEPERSSSEETLNNFQEAETPGAVSPNQPHLPQPHLPHLPQQNVVINGSAHPHPLHHHHPIHGHHLHHGHHHPSHAGVASTSIPGGPPSSPVSRKLSAAGSSDGVMPVAPTSAVSSSGSPASVMTSIRAPSTTGSLGINSVTGTNTMNNVNITAVGSFNPAVTSSMLGNANISVSSIPSAASMSVGPAVSSGVNVNILSGMGNGTIASSAAFNSAASAAVGMTVGAVSSQQQQPTVNTSRFRVVKLDSTSEPFRKGRWTCTEFYEKENAAVPATEGVVVNKVVESVRQNTTEATSERESTSGSSVSSSVSTLSHYTESVGSGEMGTLAAPPVQPQPPPTLPGVALPQMDFSSTAPQGISAVSIPQSISQSQISQVQLPSQELGYQPKPGLPPVPLQAGIQPSPVGVVGVTSALGQQPSIASLAQPQLPYSQAAPPVQAPLSGAPPQQVQYGQPAPAVAPPMAPSHGTSVTPNPPSEYVQPSPLLQTAVSSGQPTSAGVAVGATVIPMAQPQSIQLPVQPSAVQAQPAGAAGQPVGKAHTTVAAVPPGSQIANIGQQTSLPSALQQPSTQVTPSVIQQGAPPSSQIVPPAPAAILHPGVQPSASSLPQQLVIAPQSTLLPVPPQPQGVESVAPGVVSKQLPAVSPLPSASSISVTNQVLPLTTPLVDGEDESCWHFSKLAGRARRK, encoded by the exons ATGCACCAGCCGCCCGAGTCCACGGCGGCCGCGGCCGCTGCAGACATGAGTGCTAGGAAGATGGCGCACCCGGCAATGTTCCCTCGAAGGGGCAGCGGCGGGGGCAGCGCCTCAGCTCTCGGTGCAGCAGGTACCGGCGTCGGTAGTAGTGCCCCATCTGCCGAGGATTTTCCGCCTCCGTCGCTGCTCCAGCCGCTGCCTCCTGCAGCATCTTTGTCGGGACCACAGCCTCCGCCTCCACAAAGCCTGAACCTCCTTTCGCAGGCTCAGCTGCAGGCACAGCCTCTTGCGCCAGGCGGAAcgcagatgaaaaagaaaagtggctTCCAGATAACGAGCGTGACCCCGGCTCAGATCTCCGCTAGCATCAGCTCGAACAACAGCATCGCAGAGGACACGGAGAGCTACGACGACTTGGATGAGTCTCATACGGAAGATCTGTCGTCTTCCGAGATCCTTGATGTGTCGCTTTCCAGGGCTACGGACTTAGGGGAGCCTGAACGCAGCTCCTCGGAAGAGACTCTCAATAACTTCCAGGAAGCCGAGACACCTGGGGCGGTCTCTCCTAACCAGCCCCACCTTCCTCAGCCTCATTTGCCTCACCTTCCACAACAGAACGTTGTGATCAATGGGAGTGCTCATCCACACcccctccatcaccaccatcccaTTCATGGCCACCACCTGCACCACGGGCACCACCATCCATCCCATGCCGGTGTGGCCAGTACATCCATCCCTGGAGGGCCGCCCTCAAGCCCAGTGTCCAGAAAACTCTCGGCCGCGGGAAGCTCTGACGGTGTTATGCCAGTTGCACCAACTTCTGCTGTATCATCGAGTGGCTCGCCGGCATCTGTCATGACTAGTATCCGTGCTCCGAGTACTACCGGCAGCCTAGGTATAAATTCTGTTACGGGCACCAATACGATGAATAACGTTAACATCACTGCTGTGGGTAGTTTTAATCCTGCTGTGACCAGCAGCATGCTTGGTAACGCTAATATAAGTGTGAGCAGTATCCCCAGTGCTGCTAGTATGAGTGTCGGGCCTGCAGTGAGCAGCGGGGTTAATGTGAATATCTTGAGTGGCATGGGCAATGGTACGATTGCTTCCTCCGCGGCCTTTAACAGCGCTGCCAGTGCAGCAGTGGGCATGACAGTGGGGGCCGTTTCGAGTCAGCAGCAACAGCCAACCGTTAACACGTCCAGGTTCAGAGTCGTGAAGTTAGATTCTACTTCTGAGCCTTTCAGAAAAGGTCGATGGACTTGCACTGAgttctatgaaaaagaaaacgCCGCCGTACCTGCCACCGAAGGGGTGGTGGTAAATAAGGTGGTGGAAAGTGTAAGACAgaacacgacggaagcgacttccGAGAGGGAGAGCACGAGTGGGAGCTCCGTGAGCAGCAGCGTCAGCACACTGAGTCACTACACGGAGAGTGTGGGCAGCGGAGAGATGGGCACCCTGGCGGCCCCGCCGGTGCAGCCGCAGCCGCCCCCGACCCTTCCAGGGGTGGCCCTTCCGCAGATGGACTTCAGCAGCACCGCTCCACAGGGCATTTCAGCAGTTAGCATCCCGCAGAGTATTTCTCAGTCGCAGATCTCGCAGGTTCAGTTACCATCTCAAGAACTGGGCTATCAGCCGAAGCCAGGTCTTCCACCAGTACCTCTGCAAGCCGGTATTCAGCCGTCACCTGTTGGCGTGGTGGGCGTCACTTCGGCTTTAGGTCAGCAGCCTTCCATCGCCAGCCTGGCTCAACCCCAACTGCCGTATTCCCAGGCCGCCCCCCCAGTGCAAGCTCCCCTGTCAGGGGCGCCACCCCAACAGGTACAATATGGCCAGCCGGCGCCAGCTGTGGCCCCTCCGATGGCCCCAAGCCACGGTACATCAGTAACTCCGAACCCACCCTCCGAGTATGTTCAGCCCTCACCGCTTCTCCAAACAGCGGTATCCTCTGGACAGCCCACTTCTGCAGGGGTGGCCGTGGGAGCCACGGTGATTCCTATGGCTCAGCCACAGAGCATCCAGCTCCCAGTGCAGCCCTCGGCAGTCCAGGCACAACCTGCAGGGGCAGCTGGCCAACCTGTTGGCAAGGCTCACACGACAGTAGCTGCGGTACCACCCGGCAGTCAAATCGCAAATATTGGTCAACAGACAAGCCTACCATCGGCACTGCAGCAGCCCTCCACCCAAGTCACACCTTCAGTTATCCAGCAAGGTGCTCCTCCGTCTTCACAGATAGTGCCACCTGCTCCAGCTGCGATCCTTCATCCGGGAGTTCAGCCCAGCGCTtcaagccttcctcagcaacTGGTCATTGCACCCCAGAGTACCCTGTTACCTGTGCCTCCCCAGCCACAGGGGGTCGAGTCGGTAGCTCCAGGAGTGGTTTCGAAGCAGTTGCCTGCAGTTAGTCCTTTGCCCTCTGCTAGTAGTATTTCTGTTACAAATCAG GTGCTACCGCTGACGACACCCCTGGTGGATGGCGAGGACGAGAG
- the TSC22D1 gene encoding TSC22 domain family protein 1 isoform X7, with amino-acid sequence MHQPPESTAAAAAADMSARKMAHPAMFPRRGSGGGSASALGAAGTGVGSSAPSAEDFPPPSLLQPLPPAASLSGPQPPPPQSLNLLSQAQLQAQPLAPGGTQMKKKSGFQITSVTPAQISASISSNNSIAEDTESYDDLDESHTEDLSSSEILDVSLSRATDLGEPERSSSEETLNNFQEAETPGAVSPNQPHLPQPHLPHLPQQNVVINGSAHPHPLHHHHPIHGHHLHHGHHHPSHAGVASTSIPGGPPSSPVSRKLSAAGSSDGVMPVAPTSAVSSSGSPASVMTSIRAPSTTGSLGINSVTGTNTMNNVNITAVGSFNPAVTSSMLGNANISVSSIPSAASMSVGPAVSSGVNVNILSGMGNGTIASSAAFNSAASAAVGMTVGAVSSQQQQPTVNTSRFRVVKLDSTSEPFRKGRWTCTEFYEKENAAVPATEGVVVNKVVESVRQNTTEATSERESTSGSSVSSSVSTLSHYTESVGSGEMGTLAAPPVQPQPPPTLPGVALPQMDFSSTAPQGISAVSIPQSISQSQISQVQLPSQELGYQPKPGLPPVPLQAGIQPSPVGVVGVTSALGQQPSIASLAQPQLPYSQAAPPVQAPLSGAPPQQVQYGQPAPAVAPPMAPSHGTSVTPNPPSEYVQPSPLLQTAVSSGQPTSAGVAVGATVIPMAQPQSIQLPVQPSAVQAQPAGAAGQPVGKAHTTVAAVPPGSQIANIGQQTSLPSALQQPSTQVTPSVIQQGAPPSSQIVPPAPAAILHPGVQPSASSLPQQLVIAPQSTLLPVPPQPQGVESVAPGVVSKQLPAVSPLPSASSISVTNQVLPLTTPLVDGEDESASLLPEVQGVILEPQIQPRPRRAFDVRGPLSPLNLWRQNIQLLERVGKGFLSTGKHPPSAKGTLAEPSWTISVTHAATAVWKAVVNGAMHYI; translated from the exons ATGCACCAGCCGCCCGAGTCCACGGCGGCCGCGGCCGCTGCAGACATGAGTGCTAGGAAGATGGCGCACCCGGCAATGTTCCCTCGAAGGGGCAGCGGCGGGGGCAGCGCCTCAGCTCTCGGTGCAGCAGGTACCGGCGTCGGTAGTAGTGCCCCATCTGCCGAGGATTTTCCGCCTCCGTCGCTGCTCCAGCCGCTGCCTCCTGCAGCATCTTTGTCGGGACCACAGCCTCCGCCTCCACAAAGCCTGAACCTCCTTTCGCAGGCTCAGCTGCAGGCACAGCCTCTTGCGCCAGGCGGAAcgcagatgaaaaagaaaagtggctTCCAGATAACGAGCGTGACCCCGGCTCAGATCTCCGCTAGCATCAGCTCGAACAACAGCATCGCAGAGGACACGGAGAGCTACGACGACTTGGATGAGTCTCATACGGAAGATCTGTCGTCTTCCGAGATCCTTGATGTGTCGCTTTCCAGGGCTACGGACTTAGGGGAGCCTGAACGCAGCTCCTCGGAAGAGACTCTCAATAACTTCCAGGAAGCCGAGACACCTGGGGCGGTCTCTCCTAACCAGCCCCACCTTCCTCAGCCTCATTTGCCTCACCTTCCACAACAGAACGTTGTGATCAATGGGAGTGCTCATCCACACcccctccatcaccaccatcccaTTCATGGCCACCACCTGCACCACGGGCACCACCATCCATCCCATGCCGGTGTGGCCAGTACATCCATCCCTGGAGGGCCGCCCTCAAGCCCAGTGTCCAGAAAACTCTCGGCCGCGGGAAGCTCTGACGGTGTTATGCCAGTTGCACCAACTTCTGCTGTATCATCGAGTGGCTCGCCGGCATCTGTCATGACTAGTATCCGTGCTCCGAGTACTACCGGCAGCCTAGGTATAAATTCTGTTACGGGCACCAATACGATGAATAACGTTAACATCACTGCTGTGGGTAGTTTTAATCCTGCTGTGACCAGCAGCATGCTTGGTAACGCTAATATAAGTGTGAGCAGTATCCCCAGTGCTGCTAGTATGAGTGTCGGGCCTGCAGTGAGCAGCGGGGTTAATGTGAATATCTTGAGTGGCATGGGCAATGGTACGATTGCTTCCTCCGCGGCCTTTAACAGCGCTGCCAGTGCAGCAGTGGGCATGACAGTGGGGGCCGTTTCGAGTCAGCAGCAACAGCCAACCGTTAACACGTCCAGGTTCAGAGTCGTGAAGTTAGATTCTACTTCTGAGCCTTTCAGAAAAGGTCGATGGACTTGCACTGAgttctatgaaaaagaaaacgCCGCCGTACCTGCCACCGAAGGGGTGGTGGTAAATAAGGTGGTGGAAAGTGTAAGACAgaacacgacggaagcgacttccGAGAGGGAGAGCACGAGTGGGAGCTCCGTGAGCAGCAGCGTCAGCACACTGAGTCACTACACGGAGAGTGTGGGCAGCGGAGAGATGGGCACCCTGGCGGCCCCGCCGGTGCAGCCGCAGCCGCCCCCGACCCTTCCAGGGGTGGCCCTTCCGCAGATGGACTTCAGCAGCACCGCTCCACAGGGCATTTCAGCAGTTAGCATCCCGCAGAGTATTTCTCAGTCGCAGATCTCGCAGGTTCAGTTACCATCTCAAGAACTGGGCTATCAGCCGAAGCCAGGTCTTCCACCAGTACCTCTGCAAGCCGGTATTCAGCCGTCACCTGTTGGCGTGGTGGGCGTCACTTCGGCTTTAGGTCAGCAGCCTTCCATCGCCAGCCTGGCTCAACCCCAACTGCCGTATTCCCAGGCCGCCCCCCCAGTGCAAGCTCCCCTGTCAGGGGCGCCACCCCAACAGGTACAATATGGCCAGCCGGCGCCAGCTGTGGCCCCTCCGATGGCCCCAAGCCACGGTACATCAGTAACTCCGAACCCACCCTCCGAGTATGTTCAGCCCTCACCGCTTCTCCAAACAGCGGTATCCTCTGGACAGCCCACTTCTGCAGGGGTGGCCGTGGGAGCCACGGTGATTCCTATGGCTCAGCCACAGAGCATCCAGCTCCCAGTGCAGCCCTCGGCAGTCCAGGCACAACCTGCAGGGGCAGCTGGCCAACCTGTTGGCAAGGCTCACACGACAGTAGCTGCGGTACCACCCGGCAGTCAAATCGCAAATATTGGTCAACAGACAAGCCTACCATCGGCACTGCAGCAGCCCTCCACCCAAGTCACACCTTCAGTTATCCAGCAAGGTGCTCCTCCGTCTTCACAGATAGTGCCACCTGCTCCAGCTGCGATCCTTCATCCGGGAGTTCAGCCCAGCGCTtcaagccttcctcagcaacTGGTCATTGCACCCCAGAGTACCCTGTTACCTGTGCCTCCCCAGCCACAGGGGGTCGAGTCGGTAGCTCCAGGAGTGGTTTCGAAGCAGTTGCCTGCAGTTAGTCCTTTGCCCTCTGCTAGTAGTATTTCTGTTACAAATCAG GTGCTACCGCTGACGACACCCCTGGTGGATGGCGAGGACGAGAG